A stretch of the Gossypium hirsutum isolate 1008001.06 chromosome D07, Gossypium_hirsutum_v2.1, whole genome shotgun sequence genome encodes the following:
- the LOC121203101 gene encoding uncharacterized protein, translating to MAASVMKEGKKTEPVVIVKLAECDCCGLTEECTQAYIASVREKFEGRWLCGLCSEAVNDETVRSEEDITTNEAMDRHMKFCGQFKSSSPPANPAEDLISAMRHLFRRSLESPRKNKSSPSTSFSRSENCFSTLSNEEVRT from the coding sequence ATGGCGGCATCGGTTATGAAAGAAGGTAAAAAAACGGAGCCCGTTGTTATTGTGAAGCTTGCGGAGTGCGATTGTTGCGGTTTAACGGAGGAGTGTACGCAAGCTTACATTGCTAGCGTAAGAGAAAAATTCGAAGGGCGGTGGCTTTGCGGGCTTTGTTCGGAGGCCGTTAACGACGAGACGGTTAGATCGGAGGAAGATATCACGACTAACGAAGCAATGGATCGGCACATGAAGTTTTGTGGGCAGTTTAAATCGTCGAGTCCACCGGCGAATCCCGCCGAGGATTTGATCTCTGCGATGAGACATTTGTTTCGGAGGAGTTTGGAATCGCCGAGGAAGAACAAGTCATCGCCGTCGACGTCGTTTTCTCGATCCGAGAACTGTTTCTCAACTCTGTCGAATGAAGAAGTTAGGACTTAA